A window of Rhizobium sp. BT04 contains these coding sequences:
- a CDS encoding glycosyltransferase — protein sequence MLSVLICTTGGGDLKQVVDIFRRETDVPLEIVIVVDNPKADVAYFNELAASDERLKMHVNPSNQGLTKSLNVGLRLATGDVIVRNDDDDIPTAQRLSKIYAHFQATSADFVYSFAEGKSESNSSTWSIKGPIEGDQIVAALRKRNFIVASTVAYRRSRVVDIGGYCEPFRYAQDYELYLRSARHGLTFSCIPEQLIQRRYSADSITVAKRKKQALFSFAARLMDISETGSLSDAARTILKYSVILLTPNSLRRLRRTIGRGK from the coding sequence ATGCTATCAGTTCTAATTTGTACTACCGGTGGAGGCGACCTGAAGCAGGTTGTTGACATATTTCGGCGAGAGACCGATGTGCCACTGGAGATCGTCATCGTAGTCGACAACCCGAAGGCGGACGTTGCCTACTTCAATGAACTGGCCGCCTCGGACGAGCGGTTGAAGATGCATGTCAATCCTTCAAACCAAGGTTTGACAAAAAGCCTGAATGTCGGTCTTCGCCTTGCGACCGGGGATGTGATTGTTCGAAACGACGACGATGACATTCCAACCGCGCAAAGGCTTTCCAAAATCTATGCGCATTTCCAGGCAACCTCCGCCGATTTCGTATACTCGTTTGCCGAGGGCAAATCTGAAAGCAATAGTTCGACCTGGTCGATCAAAGGTCCGATCGAGGGCGACCAGATCGTGGCCGCGCTCAGAAAAAGAAACTTCATTGTGGCATCAACGGTTGCCTATCGCCGGAGCCGAGTGGTCGACATCGGCGGCTATTGCGAACCTTTCAGATACGCTCAGGACTACGAACTCTATCTTCGCTCCGCCCGCCATGGGCTGACGTTCTCCTGCATTCCGGAGCAACTCATCCAGCGTCGGTACTCGGCAGACTCTATCACCGTGGCGAAGCGGAAAAAGCAGGCACTATTTTCATTCGCAGCACGATTGATGGACATTTCGGAAACCGGTTCCCTCTCGGACGCGGCACGGACCATTCTGAAATACTCGGTAATTCTTTTAACCCCAAATTCTTTAAGACGCCTTCGAAGGACAATCGGTCGTGGTAAGTAG
- a CDS encoding glycosyltransferase family 4 protein produces the protein MVSRKKMLVVGARGIIGHEGGVEKFAEEFCKRASEILDVEATCLKHDDRAHSSVRVHVTGTFGFGKTDKVLYYMKAAWLCLTGRYDYVFLLGINSAALGLLARLNPRRRPLVAVRSGSIDYHLPKWGRLAKLYFRFSETTMRFADHVIAVSPSIQRHLSRKAIAATLVRNGITRDKVEVETQRIGALAVGRITSQKNYSVLVEAASVLGSTPVTIVGGPDKTNEFDVLSSDIARRGLVNLRMEGALDRKEVYDRLRQAAVFVNCSIHEGMSNSVLEAIQCGAPLLLSDIDANRDLQLPDVHYFDPNNGAQLADLIKKALLEPESFTVNRSLFPDWDEVVETILTKIGVSNDNDIPRVRNCDSNKVATA, from the coding sequence GTGGTAAGTAGAAAAAAGATGCTTGTAGTCGGTGCTCGCGGGATCATAGGGCACGAAGGAGGAGTCGAGAAGTTTGCGGAGGAATTCTGCAAGCGAGCATCAGAGATTCTCGACGTAGAGGCTACCTGCCTAAAACACGACGATCGTGCCCACTCGTCCGTAAGGGTTCACGTAACCGGCACATTTGGCTTCGGAAAGACCGATAAAGTATTATATTACATGAAGGCAGCTTGGCTATGCTTAACCGGTCGTTATGACTACGTCTTTTTGCTTGGTATAAATTCAGCGGCGCTTGGCTTGCTTGCTCGCCTTAACCCCCGTCGACGCCCGCTGGTTGCGGTGCGGAGTGGTTCCATAGATTACCATCTCCCAAAATGGGGAAGATTAGCCAAGCTTTACTTCCGTTTTTCGGAAACGACCATGCGATTTGCTGATCACGTTATCGCGGTCTCGCCCAGTATTCAACGGCATCTTAGTAGAAAAGCGATAGCTGCTACCCTTGTCCGGAATGGCATTACTAGAGACAAAGTTGAGGTTGAAACTCAGCGGATTGGTGCTCTGGCCGTTGGTCGTATAACGAGCCAGAAGAACTATTCAGTGTTGGTCGAAGCTGCCAGCGTCTTGGGCTCAACACCGGTCACGATCGTCGGTGGGCCTGATAAGACAAATGAGTTCGACGTTTTGTCTTCGGATATCGCACGCCGCGGGCTGGTAAACCTCAGGATGGAAGGTGCTCTCGATCGGAAGGAGGTCTATGACCGACTTCGCCAAGCCGCGGTTTTTGTTAACTGCTCGATACATGAGGGTATGTCCAATTCGGTCCTCGAAGCAATACAATGCGGTGCGCCCCTTCTACTTTCGGACATTGACGCCAACCGCGACCTCCAACTGCCAGATGTTCACTACTTCGATCCCAACAATGGCGCTCAGCTCGCAGATTTAATCAAGAAAGCCCTGCTTGAGCCCGAATCGTTCACGGTAAATCGAAGTCTATTTCCGGACTGGGATGAAGTCGTTGAAACAATATTGACGAAGATCGGTGTATCCAATGACAATGATATTCCTCGCGTCCGCAATTGCGACTCCAATAAAGTAGCGACCGCTTAA
- a CDS encoding HlyD family type I secretion periplasmic adaptor subunit, which produces MNGETRNGLQKSLRIHMLFGVSAVISIFGGFAVWAGNTTLATAVVAPGTLVVDGNIKPVQHPSGGIVTEILVREGQVVHSDEVLIRLDATAAKMNYEILKAAINQLYARKARLFAEATGLQDIVVPSELALRIAPDKVDGVMESERRIFQSRRDAREGQRQQLGEQITQYQEQIKGLETQQAAKAQEIGLIDKELEGTRRLYNKGLVSLNRLNSLDRSEARIQGENGQLVASAASAKARISEIKIQLLQIDQDLRSQVETEQRDVQSRLDELTEKEVTARDQLNRVEIRAPTAGTIHDLNIHSVGAVVTPAETLLQIVPSQSELVVSVRLAPAMIDQVAVGQSAFLKFSAFDRNTTPDLTGQVVRVSADLEMDAKTNTAFYKCDITIPADEVAKLKELKLLPGMPVESFIRGNDRSVASYFTKPIRDHMARVFVER; this is translated from the coding sequence ATGAACGGGGAGACGCGAAACGGACTGCAAAAATCTCTACGCATTCATATGCTGTTTGGCGTATCTGCGGTGATCTCGATATTTGGCGGTTTTGCCGTGTGGGCCGGGAATACGACACTCGCAACCGCAGTAGTCGCACCTGGAACGCTCGTTGTTGACGGAAACATCAAGCCGGTCCAACACCCTAGTGGGGGAATAGTAACTGAAATCCTCGTGCGCGAAGGCCAGGTCGTGCATAGCGACGAAGTGCTAATCAGATTGGACGCCACTGCTGCCAAGATGAACTATGAGATCTTAAAGGCCGCGATTAATCAGCTCTACGCAAGGAAGGCTAGGCTTTTTGCCGAAGCGACGGGACTGCAAGATATTGTCGTCCCGTCGGAGCTGGCTCTGCGAATTGCGCCCGACAAGGTAGACGGCGTGATGGAATCGGAGCGTCGCATCTTTCAGAGCCGCCGGGACGCGCGAGAGGGACAGCGTCAACAACTCGGTGAACAGATCACCCAGTACCAAGAGCAGATCAAAGGCTTAGAAACTCAACAAGCCGCAAAGGCTCAAGAGATCGGGTTGATCGACAAAGAATTGGAAGGGACACGTCGTCTCTACAACAAGGGCCTCGTTTCACTCAACAGATTGAATAGCCTTGATCGAAGCGAAGCGCGCATTCAGGGCGAGAATGGGCAACTGGTTGCCTCTGCAGCGAGTGCGAAAGCTCGGATTTCGGAAATAAAGATCCAGCTATTGCAGATCGATCAGGACCTAAGATCGCAGGTTGAAACAGAGCAAAGAGACGTCCAGAGCCGCCTCGATGAACTGACTGAAAAAGAAGTCACGGCCCGCGACCAGCTGAATCGTGTTGAAATACGTGCGCCGACAGCGGGCACAATTCATGATCTCAATATCCACAGTGTTGGCGCTGTTGTCACACCGGCCGAAACGCTCCTTCAGATAGTCCCATCCCAAAGTGAACTGGTAGTGAGCGTGAGGCTTGCTCCGGCGATGATCGATCAGGTTGCCGTCGGTCAGTCAGCGTTCCTGAAATTTAGTGCGTTTGATCGAAACACAACACCAGATTTGACTGGCCAGGTCGTAAGAGTGTCAGCGGATCTCGAGATGGACGCCAAAACGAATACTGCGTTTTACAAATGCGACATTACCATCCCCGCCGATGAAGTTGCAAAGCTAAAGGAATTGAAGCTCCTTCCCGGCATGCCTGTTGAGTCGTTCATTAGAGGGAACGATCGATCTGTCGCAAGTTACTTCACAAAACCAATACGCGATCACATGGCGCGTGTATTTGTTGAAAGATAG
- a CDS encoding calcium-binding protein — translation MTTINLLPGQDSDFSDQAGPVNVYGTDGDDHIVGTDANDNLRGGIGNDILVGGAGDDFLDGGEGNDKMYGGVGNDTYVVQSAQDVVVELAGEGIDHVKSYISYTLRPNVENLTLMGEDNLNGSGNELNNTIKGNSGNNTLFGGDGDDSLLGLAGNDIIRGGNGSDFMDGGTGVDLVSYKDAINGVTVDLSINTKSQDTIGAGRDTLKNFENLEGSIFADKLSGDAGDNKIAGLDGNDVIRGRAGNDDITGGAGADTIVFEAAGTANGIDRIRDFQSGVDSLQFNKIDYDVNALFTSSDKSEAEGAGAQFVFNTKTFALFYDADGEGGNAAIHIADFTPVTVHAEDIHIV, via the coding sequence GTGACTACAATTAATCTTCTACCAGGCCAGGACAGCGATTTTTCTGATCAGGCAGGCCCCGTTAATGTTTACGGCACAGACGGTGATGATCACATTGTCGGTACTGACGCCAATGACAATCTGCGCGGCGGGATCGGGAATGACATTTTGGTCGGCGGCGCTGGCGACGACTTCCTCGATGGCGGCGAAGGTAATGATAAGATGTATGGTGGCGTGGGTAACGACACTTATGTCGTGCAAAGCGCCCAGGACGTGGTGGTGGAACTCGCTGGCGAGGGCATCGACCACGTTAAGTCATACATCAGCTATACCCTGCGTCCCAATGTTGAAAACCTGACGCTAATGGGCGAAGATAACCTTAATGGCTCCGGCAATGAGCTTAACAACACCATCAAGGGCAACAGCGGAAACAACACTCTCTTCGGCGGCGACGGCGACGACAGCTTATTGGGTCTGGCGGGCAACGATATCATCCGCGGTGGCAACGGTAGCGACTTCATGGATGGTGGCACCGGTGTTGATTTGGTGTCTTACAAAGACGCGATCAATGGAGTGACGGTCGATCTTTCGATAAACACCAAGTCGCAGGACACAATCGGTGCTGGCCGTGACACGTTGAAAAACTTCGAGAATCTTGAAGGCTCGATTTTTGCGGACAAGCTGTCTGGCGATGCCGGGGACAACAAGATCGCGGGCTTGGACGGCAACGATGTGATCCGCGGCCGGGCCGGCAACGATGACATCACCGGTGGAGCAGGGGCAGATACTATCGTGTTTGAGGCTGCGGGAACTGCGAACGGCATCGACCGAATCCGCGATTTCCAATCCGGCGTTGACTCGCTGCAATTCAATAAGATCGACTACGACGTCAACGCGCTGTTCACGTCGAGTGATAAAAGTGAAGCGGAAGGTGCTGGCGCACAATTCGTCTTTAACACGAAAACCTTTGCACTTTTCTACGATGCAGACGGAGAGGGCGGAAACGCCGCAATCCATATCGCAGATTTCACCCCAGTGACCGTGCACGCAGAAGATATCCACATCGTCTGA
- a CDS encoding type I secretion system permease/ATPase, whose translation MAVVLTSCVNLLALIGPIFMIEVYDRVIPSKNMPTLVALGVLAAFLYLFSGVLDVLRGRIMARVAGILDIDLASSVFRIIATMPRVAGVQQGATRPAADLDQIRQFLSGSGLLSLFDLPWALLYLFVCFLLHPYIGIAAASALLVLVMLTAITHFATKREARNLSTTLAARGRLEEEVHRNVEAITSMGLFDRAYERWFDFHQAHAKSGRKINDLAGMAASASKTFRYAVQSGVLALGAFLVVDGQLTGGMILASSVIVSRALAPVEQVIGQWKSLIGAMQAWRRLSESSSLATITEHKTNLAAPQLNLQVRNVAIVPPGTQKLAVKNASFALEAGSILGVIGPSGSGKSCLVRAIAGIWSPVRGEVRLDGATLDQWTDTARGSHIGYLPQTVELFEGTVAENISRFAKYANDDDILDAAHAAGAHEMIVHFEHGYQTAVGEGGKNLSAGQRQRIALARALFKKPFLVVLDEPNSNLDVDGERALANALLRVKDRNGIVIVVAHRSDIMNIVDHVLMLRNGDVAMYGKRDAIINRISEGPRALPATTLKVVDGDLGA comes from the coding sequence ATGGCAGTGGTTCTGACAAGCTGCGTAAACCTTCTAGCGCTTATAGGTCCAATCTTTATGATTGAGGTCTACGACAGGGTGATACCAAGTAAGAACATGCCAACGCTCGTGGCGCTGGGTGTTCTCGCTGCCTTTCTCTATCTCTTCTCGGGTGTGTTGGACGTACTACGCGGCCGTATTATGGCTCGTGTTGCCGGCATCTTGGACATTGACTTAGCATCCTCTGTCTTCCGCATCATCGCTACGATGCCTCGTGTTGCAGGTGTGCAGCAGGGTGCAACGAGGCCGGCTGCGGATTTGGACCAGATAAGACAGTTCCTATCAGGAAGCGGTCTCCTATCGTTGTTTGATCTTCCGTGGGCGCTTCTCTACCTTTTTGTATGTTTTCTTCTCCATCCGTATATTGGGATTGCTGCTGCTTCAGCACTTCTGGTCCTGGTCATGCTGACGGCAATAACCCATTTTGCCACGAAGCGAGAAGCGCGAAACCTTAGCACAACACTCGCTGCCCGAGGTCGGCTCGAGGAAGAGGTTCATAGAAATGTTGAAGCCATTACGTCGATGGGGCTATTCGATCGCGCGTATGAACGATGGTTCGACTTTCACCAGGCGCATGCGAAATCGGGTCGCAAGATAAATGATCTTGCCGGTATGGCTGCGAGCGCATCCAAGACGTTCAGATATGCCGTCCAGTCAGGTGTTCTCGCGCTCGGAGCATTTCTTGTCGTTGATGGCCAGTTGACTGGCGGGATGATCTTAGCGTCCTCAGTAATTGTATCCCGCGCGCTCGCACCAGTGGAGCAAGTTATCGGCCAATGGAAGTCTTTGATCGGTGCGATGCAAGCGTGGCGACGGCTTAGTGAGAGTTCCTCGTTAGCAACGATCACTGAACATAAAACGAATCTGGCCGCTCCGCAGCTCAACTTGCAGGTTCGAAACGTTGCGATCGTGCCACCAGGCACGCAAAAGTTAGCTGTTAAAAACGCCTCGTTCGCGCTTGAGGCAGGAAGCATACTCGGTGTCATCGGTCCTAGCGGTTCAGGTAAGTCTTGTCTGGTGCGAGCAATTGCCGGGATCTGGTCGCCGGTAAGGGGAGAGGTTAGACTTGATGGCGCAACCTTAGACCAATGGACGGACACTGCGCGCGGGTCGCACATCGGATATCTTCCTCAGACAGTCGAACTCTTTGAGGGGACCGTAGCGGAGAATATCAGCCGTTTCGCCAAATATGCGAATGACGATGATATATTGGATGCAGCCCATGCAGCGGGCGCACACGAAATGATTGTTCACTTCGAGCACGGATATCAGACCGCGGTCGGAGAAGGGGGCAAAAACCTATCGGCCGGTCAACGGCAGCGTATCGCCCTTGCAAGGGCGCTTTTCAAGAAGCCATTCTTGGTAGTGCTGGACGAGCCGAATTCAAATCTGGATGTCGATGGAGAGCGTGCGCTCGCTAACGCTCTGCTACGAGTTAAGGACAGAAATGGTATTGTTATTGTTGTCGCGCATCGCTCCGACATCATGAACATCGTCGACCATGTCCTCATGCTGCGAAACGGCGACGTCGCAATGTACGGGAAGCGGGATGCCATCATCAATCGTATATCTGAGGGCCCTCGGGCGTTGCCGGCGACAACGCTGAAGGTCGTTGACGGAGATCTGGGAGCATGA
- a CDS encoding NAD-dependent epimerase codes for MQFLVTGTGGFIGFHLARRLLEEGHSVTGFDGMTPYYDVSLKERRHAILSSYRNFHPVIAMLENRERLAEAFNSARPDVVVHLAAQAGVRYSLENPDAYIGSNLVGSWNILDLCRQFRPNHLLLASTSSIYGANSKIPFGESDKADEPLTLYAATKKAMEVMAHSQSHLHKIPTTAFRFFTVYGPWGRPDMALFKFVSAILDGKPIDVYGHGQMSRDFTYIDDLVEAIVRLIPVIPQSSTPTDAAIDTISMHAPFRIVNIGGGQPVGLEAFIETVEQALDQKALRNMLPMQQGDVPRTYAAPELLRSLTGYTPQTPVSEGVRRFVEWYSQAH; via the coding sequence ATGCAATTTCTTGTAACTGGAACTGGGGGCTTCATAGGCTTTCACCTTGCGAGACGTCTATTGGAGGAAGGTCATTCCGTTACGGGATTTGATGGGATGACACCGTATTACGACGTTTCTCTAAAGGAGCGACGGCACGCAATTCTATCCAGCTACAGAAATTTCCATCCGGTCATCGCAATGCTAGAGAACCGTGAGCGACTGGCAGAGGCATTCAACTCCGCTCGACCCGATGTTGTCGTGCACCTGGCCGCTCAAGCAGGCGTGAGATATAGCTTGGAGAATCCTGACGCATATATTGGATCAAATTTGGTGGGTTCGTGGAACATATTGGATTTGTGCCGGCAGTTTCGACCCAATCACCTATTACTGGCGTCGACTTCGTCGATTTATGGCGCAAACAGCAAGATTCCATTTGGGGAATCGGACAAGGCAGACGAGCCTTTGACCCTTTACGCAGCAACAAAAAAAGCCATGGAAGTGATGGCGCACAGCCAATCGCATCTTCATAAGATCCCCACCACGGCATTTCGGTTTTTTACAGTTTATGGCCCGTGGGGCCGGCCGGATATGGCGCTCTTCAAATTCGTGAGTGCCATACTCGACGGCAAGCCAATTGACGTTTACGGGCATGGACAAATGTCCCGAGATTTCACTTATATCGATGATCTCGTTGAAGCGATTGTCCGACTCATACCAGTGATTCCGCAGTCCTCGACGCCTACAGATGCCGCGATAGACACAATATCAATGCATGCCCCCTTCCGCATCGTGAACATCGGGGGCGGGCAGCCGGTTGGCTTGGAAGCATTTATCGAAACTGTAGAACAGGCGCTGGATCAAAAGGCGTTGCGTAATATGCTACCTATGCAACAGGGCGATGTGCCTCGTACCTATGCAGCACCTGAGCTTCTTCGGTCGTTGACGGGCTATACGCCGCAGACACCTGTATCTGAGGGCGTTCGGCGCTTTGTTGAATGGTACTCGCAAGCCCACTGA